The Streptomyces pratensis genomic interval ACGAGCTTCGAAGAGGCGGTGCGGCTGTTGTTGCTGTTGTCCTGCTCGACCACCGTGTCGGTCGGGTCGACCACCGCCGAGACGCCGTAGGTACCCATCGGCCGCTTGCCGACGCCGACCGCCACAGTGACCGAGGCTCCTGCGGCGAGGCCGTTCACCTGCGCACTGCCCGCGACCACGCCCTCCAGGCTGACCTCGACAGCGGTCGCGGAGGCTGCCGCCGAACCTGTGTTGCGCACAGTTGCGTCAACGGTGACGTCGTCCTTCTCGGACGGCGAAGCGGGTGACCACGTCAGTTCGGAGACGGTCAGGTCAGGGTTGGGCGCGGCTGTCCCGACGACCTGGATCTCGGCGACCTGGGCACCGGGCGCGCCGGTGTTGGTGAAGAACGAGAGACGCACGTCCGCGTACCGGCCGCTCACCGGGATGGTCACCGTGTTCTGGTTGCCCGAAGGGTCGAACACGTGGTCGGCTCGGTCCTTCAACGACGTGAAGCCGGTGGCGGCTTGGGCGCGCCCGAGCACCTGGAAGCTCTGGGTGCGGGTCGCCCACACCTGTTCCGGGGAGAGCTTGACGACGACGGCCTCGACGTCGGCGTCGGCACCGAGCTTCACCGTGAGCGTCGAGGGGTGACCGTTCGACTCCCAGTAGGTACCGGGCTTGTCGTCGTTGGCGTTGGCCGCGACGTAGGTCTGTGCGAACGACGACGCCTCGATCGGCTTGTTCGACGCCAGGTTGGAGCCGTTCGCGGGCGGCGGCCCGGCGTCGCCCTCTCCGTACACCTCCACCTGGGAGAGCTGCGCGGCGTTCCAGCCGGTGTTCGCGGTCACCTGCACCCGGATGTACCGCACCTGCTTCGCGGTGAAGCCGATGGTGACGGCGTTGCCCGCAGACGGGCTGAACACCCGGGCGGCCGCAGCCGACAGGGCGCTGTAGCTGCTGCCGTCCGTGCTGCCCTGGACGCCGAGTGTCTGGGTCCGCTGCTCCCACGTGTTCGGCAGTTTCAGCACCACCTGGTCGACGTCGAAGCGGCTGCCGAGGTCGATCCGCACCCACTGGGGGAAGGTGCCCGGGCTCTCCCAGTAAGTCTGCTGGCTGCCGTCGGTGACGTTCGACGCCGGATGGGCGCCGTGCGACCCGCCGGCCGTCACCTGCTTACCGAGGGCCAGGTCGGGGCTCCGCTCGGCCGCCGAAGCCGTGACCGGCAGCAGCCCGACGGTCATCAGTGCGGCTGTCACCGCACCGGCGACGAACCGCCATCCGAGTTGCTTCCATCTCATGCTGTCCTCTGTTCCGTGGGACGACGGGACCGGGAGAGCACGGCGGCACGGCCGACCGCGCGACGCGTGAGCCATCGAGCGGTCGGCTACGGCCGGGTACTGGCTGCCGGTACACCGATGGGGGCGATCGGGGATGCCGGCAGGAGAGGGAGCAGGCCGCCCGCCGGGAACTCGCGCTTATTGCATAGGATTTTGAGTGATCCGGTCAATAATTTGCAGTGCCGAGGTGACAGGTTTCTAGCAGGCTGCACTTTTGTCAACGGTCCTCACACCGCCACCCCCTCACAGACGCAGTCGAGGCAGCTCAGCACCCCCGGCCGAGTTGCGGAGGCACGAGACCCAGAGGGGGATGACAGCTATTTGAACTTGACTACCATTTTCATATAGCGTCCGGTCATCGGTATCGAAACCGGCCCAGGAGGTCCTGATGGCAGTCCCGAAGCGGAAGATGTCCCGCAGCAACACCCGCCACCGCCGCGCCCGATGGAAGGCCACCACACCCCAACTCGTCCCGGTCACGATCGACGGGACCGTCCGTCAGGTGCCTCAGCGATTGGTGAAGGCCTACGAGCGCGGCCTCCTGCACCCCGAGGACTGAACGCTTCACACCCCCGGCCCTCAGTTCCGGCGCCGCTCCCCCGGATCAAGCCCGCCGAGCAGACGGGAGACGGGCGGGGCGAGGGGCACGCATGTCCCTCGCCCCGCCTTCGCGCTGCCGCCCTCGGCCCGGGAGGGCGTGCGAGGCAACCGTGACCCCGGTCCCGACCGTCCGCACCGAGACGCCGGGCACACATGGAGCCCCCAAGGCCGCCTGAACACCCGGGCCGTTGACCCGCCCGCACACCCTTGCCGCGGGACCGGGTTCGGCACGCGGCACGCGGCACGCGGCACGCGAGGCGACCACTGCGGTCGGCATCCACCGGAGACCGCTGCCGCTCGGGCCCATTCACCTCCTCGCGCCGGCCACAACCGCGAGTCACTCCGGCGCCGGACCGACACCGGCGACGCCGCGCGCCGAATACAGGGCAAGCCGAGCGCATCACTTCGGCCCTGCGGGAGCGCCCGCACCACAACGAGCCGGGGAGGAAACCGCGGCCGGCACCGTCCGTCGCGGCGGAACCCGGCGACCGCCGCACCGGCATCGCCCCCCGGCAGGCAAGCCGCGACCGAGGCGGACGGCGCCCGGCGACCGGACATCACCCACCTCGGCCTGCGGGGTGCCGTTCACCAGGACGACTTGGTCACCCCGGGCAGGAATCCGGCGTGGGCCTGCTCCCGCACCCGGACTCGGGAAAGCCCGAACTTGCGCAGGTACCCCCGGGGCCGTCCGTCCACACCGTCCCTGTTCCGGACCCGCGTGGCGCTGGCGTCACGCGGCTGGCGCCGCAGCTCCCCGACGGCCGCCGAGCGGGCGGGATCCCCCGCCCCCGAGCTACGGATGATCTCCTTCAGCTCGGCACGCCGGGCCGCGTAGCGCTCGACGGTCGCCCTGCGCTTCTCGTTCTGCGCGATCTTGCTCTTCTTCGCCATCAGACCCGCACCCCACGCGCCCTGATGCGGGCCACCGCGGCCTCGATGCCGATGATGTCGATCGTCCTGATCGCCTTGGTGCTGAGCGTCAGCCGCACATTCCGGCCCTCACTCGGCAACCAGTAGCGCTTGCGCTGGACATTCGGGTCGAACCGACGCGAGGTGCGCCGGTGCGAGTGGGAGATCTTGTTGCCGAATCCCGGCCGTGCGCCGGTCAGTTGGCAGTGCGCGGACATGGAGATACCTGCCTCTCGTTGACTCAGGCCTCCGTATTGAAAATGGAAACCATTGCCATATAGTAGCGTCATGGCTCGCAACGAAGTACGCCCGATCATCAAGCTCCGCTCCACCGCCGGAACGGGTTACACCTACGTCACCCGCAAGAACCGGCGGAACAACCCCGACCGTCTGGTGCTGCGCAAGTTCGACCCACGCGTGCGTCGCCATGTCGACTTCCGCGAAGAGCGCTGACTCCGCGCCTCGTCCGCACCACTCCCATGTGAAGGGCCCCACCATGAAGCCAGGTATCCACCCCGCGTACGGCCCGGTCGTGTTCCGCGACAAGGCGGCCGACTACGCGTTCCTCACCCGCTCCACCCTGACCAGCGAGCGCACGGTCGAATGGGAGGACGGCAACACCTACCCGGTGGTGGACGTCGAGATCTCCTCGGCGAGTCACCCCTTCTACACAGGCACCGCGCGGGTCCTGGACACGGCGGGACGCGTGGAGCGGTTCGAACGCCGCTACGGCCGCCGCGAGGACCGGTGATGGAGCAGGACCGCGTACTGCCCGTGGTCATCGTCAGCGGGCTGCACTCCGACGCACGCCGCGAGGTGGTGGAGGGACTGCTCAGCAGGGTGCCCCGCAGTGTCGCACTGCACCACGACCTGAGCGCCGCGCACAGCGGAGCCGTCGGCCGGACGGTCCGCGACGCCTCCGGCGTGCTGTCGCGCGGCGAGACGCCGCTCGTGAACGACTGCGCGTGCTGCGCCATGCGGGAAGACCTGGTCCCGGAACTGGAACGGCTCGCGGCCGGAGGAAGCACCGAGCTCGCCGTCGTCGACCTCTGGGACTCCGTCGAGCCGAAGGCCATGGCAGAGGTCATCGACCTGCACTGCCGGGAATGGGCCGACGTCACCGGTGTGATCACCGCGGTCGATCCCGCGCTCGCACTGCCCTGTCTGGCCAACGGCGACGATCTCGCGGAGGCGGGTCTGGCAGCGGCACCCACGGATCAGCGCACGGTCGGCGACACCTGGGCACGGCAGTTGGAGTACGCGTCCGTGATCGCCCTCGTCGACAGCCAGGATGCGGACGCCCAGGACCGGGCGCTCGTCGCACAGTTGCACCCGACGGCGCCACAGGTCCCCGCCGGGTCGGACGCCCTGGCGGAGCTCGCCCTGGCGGGCTTCGACGTGGAGGCGGCGGCCGCGGCACAGCACCCCGCGTGTGCCCTTCTCCCCCAGGAGGCGGAGGAAGCCGGTGTCAGCACCCTGGTCTGGCGCAGGCACCGCCCGTTCCACCCGGAGCGGCTGTTCGAGGCATTGGAGGACCTGAGCTGCGCGGCCGCCCGCAGCCGCGGCCGCTTCTGGCTCGCCGACCGGCCCGAGACCCTGCTGTCCTGGGATGCCGCTGGTGGCGCGCTCTGCGTCGAGAACTCCGGCCCCTGGCTCGCCTCCCTGCCCGACGCCGCCTGGGACATGGTGCCGCCGTTCCGCCGCGCCGCCGCCGCGCTCGACTGGCATCCCGGCCTCGGCGACCGCTGCCAGCACCTGGTGTTCGTCTCCCCAGCCCTCGACCGCGACGGCCTCACCGCGCTGCTGGAATCCTGCCTGCTCACCGAAGCCGAGTACGCGGCAGGCCACGAGGCCTGGAAGCGGCTGCCCACCGCGTTCGGCCCCCTCCTCGACCCGATCAACTGACCGCCGCCCCACGACTTTCGAAGGAATGCCCGTGCCACGCCGCCAGCCCATGCCACGCCGCCAGGAGATCCGGACCCCCCTCAAGGCCCGCCCGAATCCGCTCGACGCGGCCAGGATCACGTACGTCGACTACAAGGACACCGAGCTGCTGCGGAAGTTCGTCTCGGATCGCGGGAAGATCCGCAGCCGCCGGGTCACCCGCATCACGGCGCGGCAGCAGCGCCAGGTCGCGACCGCCGTCAAGAACGCGCGGGAGATGGCACTGCTTCCGTACGCCGGTACCGGCAGCTGACCGTCCCCGGCACGTCTCCGGCTGTTCCCCGCCGAGGACGCTCGGTGGCCGACGACTCCCGGGGGCAGGCGAGGGCGGGCGGGGAACGCCGGGGGCCGAGGACGGTCGGTAGTGCCGCACCAGGCAGAACTCGTGTCCCTCGGGTTCGGCCATGACGACGGCCACACCCTCGTCGTGGTCGTGCCGCTCGCCGGTACCCCGGCTTCCCGGTATCCCTCAATTGGCCCGCGGAGCGTGGACGATGTCCGGCCTCGGGGCTCATTCATGCCGTGGCCCAGGAAGTAGTGGACCTCGTGCGACTGCATGTAGCCCTTGACGGTCATGTCGTTCCGGTAGGCGGGGTTGTGGGCGAGGGTGTACAGGCGCGTGTCCGTCGGCCGGTCCGTGGTGAAGACGATGAGTTCGTCGTGGTCGGCGTCGGTGTACACCGCCTCCTCCCTCAAGTCGCCCATGATGTCGCCGACCGAAGTGGGATTGCCGGCGCTGCCCACACCTGTCGCACCGAACTTCGACGTGGTCAGCACCCTCGGGAGGCTGTTGCTCGGTGCGGGGCTCTCAGGGTTCCACTTCTCCAGCTTGCCGTTGTTGAGCAGTTCCATGGTGACGTCGCCGTCCCACCAGATGCCCAGCGCCGGCCAGGGGGCGCGTACCGCAGGAGGAACGTACCCGCCGTCTGGCCTCCGGGGCGCTCAAGCACTTCGCCGACCGCGGTGTGCCGGGCGGCGACGGCTTGTTGAGCCTCGGGTGGTACCGGCCGTTCCTGCCCGTCACCCAGGCGTACTCCGGCCCGGCTTCTCCCTACTGGGCGGGCAAGGCGTTCCTCGGGCTGCTGCTGCCGCCCGGACACGCGGTGTGGACGGCACGGGAGGAGGCGTCTCCCGTCGATGTGGACGACCGGTACCTCGCACTTCCGGCGCCCGGGTGGCTCCTCCATTCGACGGCGGGCGACGGCATCGTCCGTCTGGTGAACCACGGCAGCGACCGGCTGCCCCCGGCACCCGCGCCGGCCCACCACAGCCCGCACTACAGCCGGTTCGCGTACTCCAGCGTCACCGCGCCGGAGACACCTCCTGAGGGTGAGCCCGACGGGCCGGACAACCACGTCGCGCTGGTCGGGCCGGAAGGCCCGCCGACTCTCCGGGGCCGCATCCATCCCCTGTACACGCGTGGTCGGATCGCCTCCTCGTGGCACACGCCGGTGGCGGCCGGGGGCGTGGACGAGGACGGGTCGGCCATCGTCTCGGCCAGCGTCGTGCACGGCCCGTGGGAGGTGCGTGTGCACCTGGTGCGGGCGTCCGCGGGGATCTCCGTACGGGAGGGCGGCTGGGCCGTGGCCTGCGACGACGCTCCCCCGGTGGCGGAGACCGGCCCGGGCTGGGCGCTGGCCCGCAGAGCCGACGACCGTACTCGTCGGGGTGCTCGGCTGGGACGAGGACGGGCAGAGCCCCGTCGGCGAGGTGGCGCAGGCGTGCGACCGGAACGCCGTCGGGTACTACTCGGCGACTCCTCTGCTGCGCCTGGCCCGCCACCCGGGCGGCACACGGCTGCTTGCGACGCTCGTGGTGCTCACCTCCGATCCGCAGGTGCACGAGGACGTCCCGGGCCTGCGCGGCCATGTCCGGGTCTTCCCTGCGTCCGACGGCACGATCGAGGTCCTGTTCCCCGACGGCACGAGCGCCTGTGTCCCGGGAGGTCCGCTCACCGCCGACCCCGGCGTGAAGTGAACGGCTCTGCCGCCGGGGCGCTGTACGGGACCGTCACGGGCCGGCCCGGTCGGACGGCCGGCCGAGTGCTTCCGTGACCGGGGCACGACCTCGCCGTCGGTAGTGCGGCTCCCACGGGCGCGCGCGAGGTTTCCGACGGAGACCCAAGCCCCTCCCGGCTATTGAGGGCTGTCCACCTCTCCGGTGCTCAGCGCGGTGCCCGCTACCCGATCCAGGCCGCATGGGTTAGGTTAGGCATGCCTAAGTAGCAATAATAAGGTCTCCCCGCCCGCTCCTCTGGAGAACTTGGATGCGTCCTTTCAACTCCCGCGTCACACAGCCCACCCCCGCAGAACGCGTGCTGGCGATCCTGACCGCGGCCCATTCGATGACGGTGGTGAGCGACGGGCTCGACCCCGTCGAGGTGCACCGCCTCGACGGCACCGCCGCGATGGGCCACATCCATCTGCACGAACCGTCCGAGGCCGGCCCAGCGCCACAGGGGCCGCGCATCC includes:
- the rpmF gene encoding 50S ribosomal protein L32; its protein translation is MAVPKRKMSRSNTRHRRARWKATTPQLVPVTIDGTVRQVPQRLVKAYERGLLHPED
- the rpsN gene encoding 30S ribosomal protein S14, with amino-acid sequence MAKKSKIAQNEKRRATVERYAARRAELKEIIRSSGAGDPARSAAVGELRRQPRDASATRVRNRDGVDGRPRGYLRKFGLSRVRVREQAHAGFLPGVTKSSW
- the rpmB gene encoding 50S ribosomal protein L28; protein product: MSAHCQLTGARPGFGNKISHSHRRTSRRFDPNVQRKRYWLPSEGRNVRLTLSTKAIRTIDIIGIEAAVARIRARGVRV
- the rpmG gene encoding 50S ribosomal protein L33 — protein: MARNEVRPIIKLRSTAGTGYTYVTRKNRRNNPDRLVLRKFDPRVRRHVDFREER
- a CDS encoding type B 50S ribosomal protein L31, with protein sequence MKPGIHPAYGPVVFRDKAADYAFLTRSTLTSERTVEWEDGNTYPVVDVEISSASHPFYTGTARVLDTAGRVERFERRYGRREDR
- a CDS encoding CobW family GTP-binding protein, which encodes MEQDRVLPVVIVSGLHSDARREVVEGLLSRVPRSVALHHDLSAAHSGAVGRTVRDASGVLSRGETPLVNDCACCAMREDLVPELERLAAGGSTELAVVDLWDSVEPKAMAEVIDLHCREWADVTGVITAVDPALALPCLANGDDLAEAGLAAAPTDQRTVGDTWARQLEYASVIALVDSQDADAQDRALVAQLHPTAPQVPAGSDALAELALAGFDVEAAAAAQHPACALLPQEAEEAGVSTLVWRRHRPFHPERLFEALEDLSCAAARSRGRFWLADRPETLLSWDAAGGALCVENSGPWLASLPDAAWDMVPPFRRAAAALDWHPGLGDRCQHLVFVSPALDRDGLTALLESCLLTEAEYAAGHEAWKRLPTAFGPLLDPIN
- the rpsR gene encoding 30S ribosomal protein S18, yielding MPRRQEIRTPLKARPNPLDAARITYVDYKDTELLRKFVSDRGKIRSRRVTRITARQQRQVATAVKNAREMALLPYAGTGS